Genomic segment of Pararhodobacter zhoushanensis:
AGGCGTTGCGCCGCGATGCCGGTCTGACATTGATTGAACTGATGGTTGTCGTGGTCATTCTGGCGCTGCTGGCCGTGGTCATCGTGCCGCGCGTCATCGACCGCCCCGATCAAGCCCGCGCGGCGCGCGCACAGGCCGATATTGCAGCGATCAGCTCGGCGCTGAACCTCTACCGGCTGGATTCGGGCAGCTATCCGACCTCGGATCAGGGGCTGGCCGCGCTGGTCACCCGCCCGACCTCGGCCCCGGTTCCGGCCAACTGGTCGGACGGCGGCTATCTTGATCGGGTGCCGGATGATCCCTGGGGCCGCGCGTATCTCTACCTCTCGCCCGGTGTTCACGGGCCGTTTGACATCGTCAGCTATGGCGCCGACGGGCGCAGCGGAGGCAGTGGCGCCGATGCGGATCTCACCAGCTGGCAGGCCGAATAGACGGCGGCGGTCAGCGTCAGGGTTCACGCTGATCGAGCTGCTGGTCGTCATCACCCTCATCGCCATTCTGGCCGTCGGCACCGGGCTGAGCGCCGGTGGCGTCTTCGCGCGCCCCTCGGGCGTGTCGGACGCCGCGCGGTTGGAGCAGGGCATTGAGCGCGCGCGTGACGCGGCTTTGCTGGGACGGACGGTAACGGGGATCTATCCGCGCGCCGATGGCTGGGTGTTGGCCAAGTTGGACAGCGCGGGCACTTGGGTGAGGATCGGCGCGCCGCTGGTGCTGCGCGGGGCCTCGGTCAGTTGGCAGATCGACGGGCGGCCCTATCTGCCCGGCCTCACCGCGCCGCGCGCGCAGGACGCGCCACCGATCCGCTTTGCCGCGGACGGACGCAGCACGCCGTTTACGGTGGCGCTGTCGAGCGGCACCACGCGGCGCACCTGCTCGGCTGCAAACGCGGAGGCCCTGCAATGCGCCGCGCCGTAAAGGGGTTCACGCTGATCGAACTGGCGGTGGCCGTGGCGATTCTCGCCATCGGGACGGTGGCGGCCTATCGCAGCTTTGACAGCGCGCAGCGGGGTATCGGCGGGCAGCTGGACCGGGCCTTTGCCAGCGAAGTGGCGCTGAACCGTGCGGCGATGGTGCGGCTGCTGGGCGGTGCGGCGGCGCAGGACTTGCCCCCGCGCGAAACGATGGGCGGCACCGTGTGGGACGTGGACCAGCAGGTCACCAGCACCAGCGCCGGGTTGATGGAAGTGACGATCGTGGTCAGTGCCGACGGTCGCCCCGGTGCGCGCTATGTTGTCGCCGTGCCCCGGCAGGCGCGCTGATGCGGCGCGGGTTTACCCTGATCGAGCTGCTGGTGGCGATGGCGATTCTGGCCGTCGTGTCGATCATGGGCGTGCAGGCGCTGAGCGGCGTGTTCTTTCAGCGCGAGATCCTGACACGGACGGATGCGCAGGCGGTTGCGGTGATCCGCACGCTGTCACTGCTGCGGCAGGATTTCGAGGCGGTGGTGCCACTGCCCGCAACGCTGGAGGAAACCGAGCTGGGGCTGGCGCTGGGGGACAACCGCATCACACTGGCGCGTGGCGGGTTGGCCGAGGTGCCGGGCGATGACGGGATCGGCGTCGCGGTGATCTTTTGGCGCGTGGAAGGCGGCGCTCTGGTCCGGGGCATGCAGGGCGGTGCGGCGCGGCAGATGCTGGACGGGGTGCGCGCGCTCAGCGTGGTGCAGATCGGACGCGAAGGCGAAGGCACCGGCCTGCCCCCCGGCCTGCGCCTGACCATCGAGACCGCGCGCTGGGGTGCGCTGGACGTGGTGGTCGTGCGATGAGGCAGCACCCGCGCGGTATGGCACTGATTCAGGCGCTGCTGATCGTCGCGGCCCTTGCCGCCGTTGCGACCGCGCTGATGCTGCGGGCCGAACGCGCGCGCGAGCGGCTGGACTGGCGGCAGGGGGCCGAGCAGGCGACGCTCTACATCGGCAGCGCGGTTTCCCTGCTGCGCACCCGCTTGCCCGACGGTCCGGTGAACCGCCGTCAGGACTGGGCGCGACCGCGCGAGGGGATCGAGATTGATCGCGGGCTTTTGGCGTGGGAGATCACCGATCTGTCAGGCCGCTTCAACCTCAATCTGCTAAAGGCCGATGAGGACGGGCGCTGGCATGCCGCATTTCGGACATTGGCCGAAGGGCAGGGCCTGTCCGACGATGCGATTGCTGACATTCTGGCCGCGATCGACAGCCGGGAAGACGCGGAACCGCTATCTGCTCCCCTGTTCCTGCGCGGGGTCGTGGGCGACGCGCGCGATGACTGGGACGCGTTGCTGCCCTTCCTCACCGCCTTGCCGCGCGCGACGGCGCTGAACATCAACACGATGTCCGACGCGGTATTCGCCGCGCTGACCCCGGATCTGCCCGGCCTGACCCGTGACACGATCCTGCGGCAGGTACAGCGCGAACCGGTCGACGAGATCGCCACGCTGAACACCTGGATCGCGCAGCGTTTGGGGGACGCGGTGGCCGCAGCCTTCGATGCGTTGCCGCTTGGGACGACCTCGCGCTACTTCGAGGCGCGTATCGAGGCGCGGCTTGACACCCTTGCCCTGCGCCGGTCTGTTGTAATTGACACGGGCGGGCCTGAGGGTGACAGCGCCGTGTTGATGTCGTTGCCCGAGTTGCCCTGATGCCCCCTGTCGCCCCCTCCCGCCGCCGCCGAGCCGCCCCGCCCGCGACCTGGCGTCTGGGCGAGGATGCGCCACCCTCCGGGCCGTTCATCGCCTTGGTGCCCGGTGCCGATGCGCCCCTGATCACGCTGAGCCTGCCCGCTGCGCTGAAGGGCGCCGCGCGCGAGGATGTCGCGCGGCGACAGGCGCAGGACCGGCTGGGCGCGGGGCTCGAGGTGCGCCCGGCGCGGCTGGCCGGGGCCGATGACTGGACCCGCGTCGCGGTGGCCGAACGCGCGGCGGTATTGCGCTGGCGCGCGGCACTGGGCTCAGCCGCGCC
This window contains:
- a CDS encoding type II secretion system minor pseudopilin; translation: MALIQALLIVAALAAVATALMLRAERARERLDWRQGAEQATLYIGSAVSLLRTRLPDGPVNRRQDWARPREGIEIDRGLLAWEITDLSGRFNLNLLKADEDGRWHAAFRTLAEGQGLSDDAIADILAAIDSREDAEPLSAPLFLRGVVGDARDDWDALLPFLTALPRATALNINTMSDAVFAALTPDLPGLTRDTILRQVQREPVDEIATLNTWIAQRLGDAVAAAFDALPLGTTSRYFEARIEARLDTLALRRSVVIDTGGPEGDSAVLMSLPELP
- a CDS encoding prepilin-type N-terminal cleavage/methylation domain-containing protein; its protein translation is MRRAVKGFTLIELAVAVAILAIGTVAAYRSFDSAQRGIGGQLDRAFASEVALNRAAMVRLLGGAAAQDLPPRETMGGTVWDVDQQVTSTSAGLMEVTIVVSADGRPGARYVVAVPRQAR
- a CDS encoding GspH/FimT family pseudopilin yields the protein MRISPAGRPNRRRRSASGFTLIELLVVITLIAILAVGTGLSAGGVFARPSGVSDAARLEQGIERARDAALLGRTVTGIYPRADGWVLAKLDSAGTWVRIGAPLVLRGASVSWQIDGRPYLPGLTAPRAQDAPPIRFAADGRSTPFTVALSSGTTRRTCSAANAEALQCAAP
- a CDS encoding PulJ/GspJ family protein; the protein is MRRGFTLIELLVAMAILAVVSIMGVQALSGVFFQREILTRTDAQAVAVIRTLSLLRQDFEAVVPLPATLEETELGLALGDNRITLARGGLAEVPGDDGIGVAVIFWRVEGGALVRGMQGGAARQMLDGVRALSVVQIGREGEGTGLPPGLRLTIETARWGALDVVVVR
- the gspG gene encoding type II secretion system major pseudopilin GspG — its product is MATDAIKGRGKVKNRKALRRDAGLTLIELMVVVVILALLAVVIVPRVIDRPDQARAARAQADIAAISSALNLYRLDSGSYPTSDQGLAALVTRPTSAPVPANWSDGGYLDRVPDDPWGRAYLYLSPGVHGPFDIVSYGADGRSGGSGADADLTSWQAE